In Micromonospora cremea, the genomic window GCCGGCCGCACGCCGTGCTGCCGCTGACCGGCGCCACCCACATGGCCGCGAACGGCACGGCCGAACGCCTGCTCCCACTCGAACTCGACTTCCTCCGCACCCACCTGCTCTGAAAGGAAGCCTTTTAACGCCTGAGGTAGAGGAAGGGCCCCTTCTCAACGACGCTGTCAAGAAGGGGCCCTTGCTTACCGGGTGAGGGGTGGCCTCGACCGGGTGGTGTAGCTGTTACGGCTTGACGTACGCGTTCACGAACGACGAGTAGCCGAAGACGCTGGAGATGAAGACCCCGCCGACCTTGGACCCGTGCACGTTGTAGGCCACGTCGACGAAGAGCGGCACCACCGGGGCGTGCTCCTTCATGATCCGCTCGTCGAGCTTGGCCCACTCCGGGCCCTGGTCGGCCGGGGGCATGGCCAGGATGCGGTCCATCTCGGCGTTGATCGTCGGGTCGTTGAAGTACGACTGGTTGCTGTTGCCCTCGGCCTTGATGGTGCGGCCGTCGTAGAGCACCGGCAGGATCGAGGCGCCACTCGGCCAGTCCGCCGCCCAGTTACCGATGTACAGGTCCCAGGGGTTGTCCTTCTTCTTGATCTCGTCCAGCTTCGCGTCGTCCGAGATGTTCCGCAGCGTGATCTTGAAGCCGGCCCGCTCCAGGTTGGCCTTGAGCTGGGCACCCTCCTGCTGCTCGGTCGTGTTGTCGGCGACACCGAGGACCAGCTCCGGCGTCTGCCCGCCGAGCAGCTCCTTGACCTTGGCCATGTCGCCGTTGGGGCCCGCCGGGTACGCCTCGTACGCCTTGTAGCCGATGGTGGCCGGCGGCATGAGCGTGGTCAGCGGCGCGGCGACGGTCTGCCCGCCGAGCGCCTTGATCAGGCCCTCCCGGTCGATGGCGTAGTTGAGCGCCTGCCGGATCTTGAGGTCCTTGACCCGCTGGTTGTTGATGACCAACTGGTTGGCGCTGGGGGTCGGCGAGAGGATGCTGCGCGACTTCAGCGAGGCGTCCCCGGCCACCCGGGCGACCAGCGAGGCGGGCACGGCATTGAAGGCGTGCGCGCTCTGGTCGGCGCCGTTGTCGGCGATCACCCGGTTGTTGGCGGCGTCCGCCGTCGGGCCGAAGCTCCACACGAACTGGTCCGGGTACTGGTGCCGGACCGGGTCGGTGTTCGGGTCCCAGTTGGGGTTGCGGTCCAGGGTGATCTGCACGCCGGTCTGGTTCTTGGCGATCTTGTAGGGCCCGGAGGAGAACGGCTGCTTGTCCAGGTTGACGCCGGTGTCCTTGTCCGGGGGCAGCGGCGCCGTGGTCGGCAGCGAGACCGCGAACGGCAGGTCACAGCGGGGCTTGGCGAACTCGAAGCGCAGCGTCTTGTCATCCGGCGTGCTCAGGCCCGGCGGCAGCGACGTCTTGTTCTTCTTGAAGTCCCACTTGGTGTCGAACTCCGGGCTGTCGGCCAGCCACTCCTGGATGTAGGTCGGGCCGCCGGAGAGGTCGGGATCGAAGGAGCGGGCGATGCCGTACGCGATCTCCTTGGAGGTGATCGGGCGACCGTCCTCGAACTTCACCCCGTCCTTGATCTTGAATTCCCAGACCTTGCAGTCCTTGTTGACATTGGTGCCCGGCGTCTCGGCCAGGTCGCCGACGAGAACCAGGCCGCCCTTGCCGTCGTCCTTCCAGGTGGTCAGGTAACGGGCGAAGAGCGGGTTCGCCATCAGACCCGCGAACGAGTACGTCCGCTGCGGGTCCAGGTGGGAGATGGGCGTCTCCCGGATGATGGTGAGCGTGCCGCCCTTCTGGGCGCCGCTCACCTCGGCGGCAGGGCCCTGGGAGTCCTTGGGGTCGGTCGCGATGACCCCGCTCTGCTGCCGGTTCGTGTCCACCGTGGTGCCCTCGCCCGTGTTCTCCGAGCACGCACCCAATGCCACAACCAGAGCGATCGCGCCGCCTGCGGCGGCCGCCACGCGTGGTCGCATGAAGTACCTCCTTCATCAATGTGCCGTGCGGTCCGTCGGGGCGAGAACCGCCGACGTCTCGAGGATCGTAAAGAAGAAAACCTACGAATTGTGTAACAGTTGTCGATAAATTTCGCCGCCGACCGGGTGGTGGACACCCAGAACGACGACCGGTTCAGCGCAGCCGGACCCGGGGGTCGATCGCCGCGTAGAGCAGGTCGACCAGCACGTTCGCCAGCACCACGAAGACGGCCGAGATCAGCACGGTGGCCATGATGGTGGGCAGGTCGCCGGAGCGCACCGCGTCCACCGCCGTGCGACCCAGCCCCTGGATGCCGAAGGTGGTCTCGGTGATGACGGTGCCGCCGAGCGCACCACCGACGTCCAGGCCGGCGATCGTCACCACCGGCGTGATTGCCGCGCGCAACGCATGTCGCCCGTACACCGCGGGTTTGGCCAGGCCCTTGGCCCGCGCGGTGCGGACGAAGTCCTCCGACAGCGTCTCCAGCATCTGCGCCCGGGACAGCCGGGCGTAGATGGCCGAGAAGAGGAAGGCCAGCGCGACCCAGGCCAGCACCAGACCACTGGCCCACTTCGCCGGATTGTCGAAGATCGAGGTGTAGCTCGGCACCGGCAGCAACCGCAGGTTGTAGACGAACACCAGCAGCAGCACCGCGCCCACGAAGTAGAGCTGCAACGAGGCGCCGGTGAGCGAGAAGCCGATGGCGGCCCGGTCCAGCCAGGTGCCCCGGCGCAGCGCGGAGACCATGCCCAGACCCACCCCCAGCAGCAGCCAGAGGATCGCCGCCGGGATCACGATGCTCAGCGTCACCGGCAGCACCCGGGCGATGGTGTCCGAGACCGCCTCGTTGGTGACGTACGACCAGCC contains:
- a CDS encoding ABC transporter permease — its product is MARFLIKRLFSATLTLFAVSVLTFLMFFALPRDPVTGMCPKNCNPERLERVRTELGLNDPLISQYAGYMKGIVTGRDLGSAQGGRCDAPCLGWSYVTNEAVSDTIARVLPVTLSIVIPAAILWLLLGVGLGMVSALRRGTWLDRAAIGFSLTGASLQLYFVGAVLLLVFVYNLRLLPVPSYTSIFDNPAKWASGLVLAWVALAFLFSAIYARLSRAQMLETLSEDFVRTARAKGLAKPAVYGRHALRAAITPVVTIAGLDVGGALGGTVITETTFGIQGLGRTAVDAVRSGDLPTIMATVLISAVFVVLANVLVDLLYAAIDPRVRLR
- a CDS encoding ABC transporter substrate-binding protein, with the protein product MRPRVAAAAGGAIALVVALGACSENTGEGTTVDTNRQQSGVIATDPKDSQGPAAEVSGAQKGGTLTIIRETPISHLDPQRTYSFAGLMANPLFARYLTTWKDDGKGGLVLVGDLAETPGTNVNKDCKVWEFKIKDGVKFEDGRPITSKEIAYGIARSFDPDLSGGPTYIQEWLADSPEFDTKWDFKKNKTSLPPGLSTPDDKTLRFEFAKPRCDLPFAVSLPTTAPLPPDKDTGVNLDKQPFSSGPYKIAKNQTGVQITLDRNPNWDPNTDPVRHQYPDQFVWSFGPTADAANNRVIADNGADQSAHAFNAVPASLVARVAGDASLKSRSILSPTPSANQLVINNQRVKDLKIRQALNYAIDREGLIKALGGQTVAAPLTTLMPPATIGYKAYEAYPAGPNGDMAKVKELLGGQTPELVLGVADNTTEQQEGAQLKANLERAGFKITLRNISDDAKLDEIKKKDNPWDLYIGNWAADWPSGASILPVLYDGRTIKAEGNSNQSYFNDPTINAEMDRILAMPPADQGPEWAKLDERIMKEHAPVVPLFVDVAYNVHGSKVGGVFISSVFGYSSFVNAYVKP